In Chiloscyllium plagiosum isolate BGI_BamShark_2017 chromosome 30, ASM401019v2, whole genome shotgun sequence, a genomic segment contains:
- the LOC122564685 gene encoding zinc finger protein 239-like, which translates to MSECQRNHAGERLWKCGDCGKGFRYPSQLETHQRSHTGERPFVCAVCGKGFTRSSHLLIHQRVHTGEKPFICSVCEKSFAASSYLLEHQRVHTGEKPFTCTVCEKGFTQSSSLLRHQRVHTGEKPFICSECGKGFSQSYNLLTHQRFHSGEKPFICLECGKGFTESTYLLIHHQIHTGERPFSCLECGKGFTRSSHLQRHQRVHTGEKPFICSVCGKGFTLSSILLTHQQIHKES; encoded by the coding sequence ATGTCCGAATGCCAGCGCAATCACGCTGGAGAGAGactgtggaaatgtggggatTGTGGAAAGGGATTTCGTTACCCATCCCAGCTGGAAACTCACCaacgcagtcacactggggagagaccgttcgTCTGCGCTgtctgtgggaaaggattcactcggtcATCCCATCTTCTaatacaccagcgagttcacactggggagaaaccattcatctgctctgtatGTGAAAAAAGCTTTGCTGCTTCATCCTACCTGCTGGAAcatcagcgagttcacactggagagaaaccattcacctgcactgtatgtgagaaaggattcactcagtcatccagcCTGTTgagacaccagcgagttcacactggagagaaaccattcatctGCTCAGAATGTGGTAAGGGATTCAGTCAGTCATACAACCTGCTAACACACCAACGATTTCActctggggagaaaccattcatctgcttagagtgtgggaagggattcacagAGTCAACATACCTACTGATACATCATCAAATTCATACTGGAGAAAGACCATTCAGTTGCttggagtgtgggaagggattcactagGTCATCCCACTTGCAGAGACACCAGCGAGtacacactggagagaaaccattcatttgctctgtgtgtgggaagggattcactctgtcATCCATCCTGCTAACTCACCAGCAAATTCACAAAGAATCTTAG